From a single Raphanus sativus cultivar WK10039 chromosome 3, ASM80110v3, whole genome shotgun sequence genomic region:
- the LOC130509909 gene encoding uncharacterized protein LOC130509909 has protein sequence MESPFEEDAEIKANQMEEDESDLDIMLVMLFNMATTYVRNDDRIQRPIHRPITDIGYDYIQNALKEDPEHFRSLYRMYPSSFEKFYDLIIMKTGLRDTRNICVEEMVATFLLVVGQGSRYGYTRDTFKRSKFTISENFHKVLRALNTLAPYLMAKPGVTTAAKISESTRFYPYFKDCIGTMDGTHIFAMIPTSDVPSYRNRKGFVSQNVLAACNFDMEFMYVLSGWEGSAHDSKILSNALTRHSSRLIVPEGKFYLVHCGFVNRQKFLAPFRRTRYHLQDFRGEGRDPKNQNELLNLRHASLRNVIERIFGIFKSRFLIFKSASPFSFTTQAELVLACAGLYNFLRKHCRSDAFPEEMITPNNDQTNFEEAVHVGALESQQREYANNWRDTIALSMWNDAVEAGSQR, from the exons ATGGAGAGTCCATTTGAAGAAGATGCTGAGATAAAAGCAAACCAAATGGAAGAAGATGAGTCAGATTTAGACATTATGCTGGTGATGTTATTTAATATGGCAACAACTTATGTGAGGAATGACGATCGCATACAACGCCCTATTCATCGGCCAATCACTGACATTGGTTATGATTATATTCAAAATGCTTTGAAAGAAGATCCTGAGCACTTTCGGTCACTATATCGCATGTATCCAAGCTCATTTGAAAAGTTTTATGATCTTATTATAATGAAGACAGGTCTAAGAGATACCCGGAATATATGCGTTGAAGAAATGGTGGCCACATTTTTACTTGTTGTTGGTCAAGGTTCGAGATATGGGTACACAAGAGACACATTTAAGAGATCAAAGTTCACTATAAGTGAAAATTTTCACAAGGTCTTACGAGCACTAAATACCTTAGCACCTTATTTGATGGCAAAACCTGGAGTTACAACGGCTGCAAAGATAAGTGAGAGCACAAGGTTTTATCCCTATTTCAAG gaCTGTATTGGAACTATGGATGGTACACATATTTTTGCAATGATACCAACTTCTGATGTTCCGAGCTATCGTAATCGCAAAGGATTTGTATCACAAAATGTCCTTGCTGCTTGCAACTTTGATATGGAATTCATGTATGTTCTTAGTGGATGGGAAGGATCAGCTCATGACTCAAAAATTTTAAGTAATGCTTTGACAAGGCACAGTAGCAGACTAATCGTTCCAGAAG GGAAATTTTATCTGGTACACTGTGGATTTGTAAATCGTCAAAAGTTTTTAGCTCCATTCAGACGTACTCGATATCATTTACAAGACTTTAGAGGTGAAGGCCGTGATCCTAAAAACCAAAATGAGCTGCTTAATTTGCGGCATGCATCTTTGAGAAACGTGATCGAGCgaatttttggtattttcaaaTCTCGTTTTCTGATTTTCAAGTCAGCGTCGCCTTTTTCGTTTACAACACAAGCAGAATTGGTTTTAGCTTGTGCTGGATTATATAACTTTCTACGGAAGCATTGTCGGTCTGATGCCTTTCCAGAGGAAATGATCACTCCAAACAATGACCAAACAAACTTTGAAGAAGCTGTACATGTAGGTGCTCTTGAATCTCAACAAAGAGAATATGCTAACAACTGGAGAGACACAATAGCTCTTAGTATGTGGAATGATGCCGTCGAAGCTGGGAGTCAGCGTTAA
- the LOC130509910 gene encoding uncharacterized protein At2g29880-like, with the protein MGDKEKNQYSLWNSEETKVLIQLLVEGIQRGWRDSNGIMNKATVEHKILPVLNKRVGCQKTHKHYLSRMRFLKTQYQCYVDLLNNSSGFGWDPIMKRFVASNEVWNDYLKGHPNHKFLRYDSSEQFDDLKIIFDCATANGSSSIGLGDTTDARTFTIGDSQGQENLNFENINDDAYAQQPSPECVVKRRAEKLVSRKRSRTEASSSSVEINTDQSDAMVVITSKILTFITQREERQQKEVEKREAQKKKNSVWDTMKEVLNLDQNIKFKAVTLIYSLGMKDVFTDMSIEERHGWIQSNINSA; encoded by the exons ATGGGTGATAAAGAGAAAAATCAGTATAGTCTATGGAATTCGGAAGAAACCAAAGTTTTGATACAACTACTTGTGGAGGGAATTCAACGGGGATGGCGGGACAGTAATGGTATAATGAACAAAGCAACAGTGGAACATAAAATTCTACCGGTTCTAAACAAAAGAGTTGGATGCCAAAAAACCCACAAGCATTACTTAAGTAGAATGAGGTTTTTGAAGACTCAATATCAGTGCTATGTGGATCTTTTAAACAATAGTTCAGGCTTTGGATGGGATCCTATCATGAAAAGATTTGTGGCTTCCAATGAAGTATGGAATGACTATTTGAAG ggaCATCCAAATCACAAATTCTTAAGATATGATTCCAGTGAACAGTTTGATGATTTGAAAATCATATTTGATTGTGCAACTGCTAATGGTAGTTCTTCAATTGGATTGGGTGATACTACGGACGCTCGCACCTTTACAATTGGTGACAGTCAAGGGCAAGAAAACTTGAACTTTGAGAACATCAATGATGATGCATATGCTCAGCAACCATCTCCAGAATGTGTTGTCAAAAGGCGTGCAGAAAAACTTGTCTCGAGAAAACGATCTCGAACGGAAGCATCTAGCAGTTCAGTTGAGATAAACACTGATCAAAGTGATGCTATGGTAGTGATAACCAGCAAGATCCTTACTTTCATAACACAGAGAGAAGAAAGGCAACAAAAAGAAGTTGAGAAAAGAGAAgctcaaaagaagaaaaacagtgTTTGGGATACTATGAAAGAGGTTCTTAATTTGGATCAGAATATCAAATTTAAAGCAGTGACTCTTATCTATTCCTTAGGGATGAAAGATGTCTTCACTGATATGTCCATAGAAGAACGTCATGGTTGGATCCAAAGCAATATCAACTCCGCTtga